A stretch of Henckelia pumila isolate YLH828 chromosome 4, ASM3356847v2, whole genome shotgun sequence DNA encodes these proteins:
- the LOC140867267 gene encoding MA3 DOMAIN-CONTAINING TRANSLATION REGULATORY FACTOR 2, translated as MHTSVDAHYKDHIKPRSPRGMHTSVDALSNSPRSPKGIHSNVDTLSGSGSGSPSKNSTSPRSPKSPAGSLRKNTRHSFSGRDGRPKKGGCGGKGTWGGLLDTEDDHVIDPSDPNYTSHEEEEKSIPRTNPKFEDFKNKTKVIVEEYFDNDDVISTADELREINMPSYNYYFVKKLISMAMDRRDKEKEMASVLLSKLYGDVIDSPQLYKGFQKLIESADDLIVDIPDTVDVLALFIARAIVDDVLPPSFLTKIVTNLSIDSIGSDVIKRAEKGYLSAPLHSETIERRWGGNKNNTVQDLKIKIDELLKEYVASGDIKEALRCIKDLNVPHFNHEVVKRVVIMVMEKRQAESCLLELLKRAAEEGLINSSQMSKGFGRTIDLVDDLTLDIPNAKMLLQSLISKATSEGWLCASSLKSLPSSTERQSVEDVKVEEFKKKVGSIIHEYFLSGDVFEVIRCLESENRSFLGALNAIFVKKLVTLAMDRKNREKEMASVLLTSLCFPSDDVVTGFTMLLESAEDTALDIPVVVEDLAMFLARAEVDEVLTPKHLEEIGNQFFEPNSVGNKVISMALSMLKVRLSGERILRCWGGGGSYRNGWTIEDVKEKIGRLLEEFECGGDTREACRCIKELGMPFFHHEVVKKCLVTLMENKNERSWILLRECYSMGLITTHQMTNGFGRMVECLDDLVLDVPDAKKQFNNLVKRAENEGWLDPSFCNKPSEVVLDNGFL; from the exons ATGCATACTAGTGTCGATGCACATTATAAAGATCATATTAAACCACGATCTCCGAGAGGGATGCATACTAGTGTAGATGCACTATCAAACTCCCCTAGATCTCCAAAAGGAATACATTCCAATGTGGACACATTATCGGGCTCAGGCTCAGGCTCTCCCTCCAAGAACTCCACGTCTCCACGATCTCCGAAATCCCCAGCTGGGAGTCTCCGCAAGAATACAAGACATTCTTTTTCTGGCAGAGATGGTCGTCCTAAAAAAG GCGGATGCGGTGGAAAAGGAACTTGGGGAGGTCTACTTGATACAGAGGATGACCATGTGATCGACCCTAGTGATCCAAATTACACAAGCCATGAG GAAGAAGAAAAATCGATACCCAGAACAAATCCTAAGTTTGAAGATTTCAAAAACAAGACTAAAGTTATAGTAGAGGAATATTTCGACAATGATGATGTTATCTCAACCGCCGATGAATTAAGAGAAATAAATATGCCAAGCTACAATTACTATTTCGTCAAAAAGCTCATCTCCATGGCAATGGATCGTCGTGACAAAGAAAAAGAGATGGCTTCGGTTTTATTATCCAAGCTCTACGGTGATGTCATAGATTCCCCACAACTTTACAAAGGTTTCCAAAAGCTCATTGAATCTGCAGATGACTTGATAGTTGATATACCGGATACAGTCGATGTACTAGCTTTGTTCATTGCTCGTGCTATAGTGGATGACGTACTCCCACCCTCCTTCTTGACAAAGATCGTGACTAATCTTAGTATAGATTCAATAGGATCTGATGTGATCAAAAGGGCCGAAAAGGGTTATTTGTCGGCCCCTTTACATTCTGAAACCATCGAACGACGATGGGGTGGAAACAAGAACAATACGGTTCaagatttgaaaattaaaattgatgAGTTGTTGAAGGAATATGTTGCTAGCGGTGATATTAAAGAAGCTTTGAGATGTATAAAGGATTTGAATGTTCCACATTTCAACCATGAGGTTGTTAAGAGAGTGGTTATAATGGTCATGGAGAAGAGACAAGCTGAGAGTTGTTTGCTTGAATTGCTCAAAAGGGCAGCTGAAGAAGGACTGATCAATTCAAGCCAGATGTCAAAAGGATTTGGTCGTACGATTGACTTAGTAGACGATCTGACATTAGATATACCGAATGCAAAAATGTTGCTGCAGTCTTTGATCTCAAAAGCAACATCAGAGGGTTGGTTATGTGCTTCATCTTTGAAATCCCTGCCATCTAGTACGGAGAGACAGTCGGTTGAAGATGTTAAAGTTGAGGAATTCAAGAAGAAGGTTGGCTCAATTATTCACGAATATTTTCTTTCGGGTGATGTTTTTGAGGTTATTCGCTGTTTGGAGTCCGAAAACAGGTCATTCCTGGGTGCACTAAACGCGATTTTTGTGAAGAAACTAGTCACATTAGCCATGGATAGGAAGAACAGAGAGAAAGAAATGGCTTCTGTTCTGTTAACTTCACTATGTTTTCCATCTGATGATGTTGTGACCGGCTTCACCATGCTTCTAGAATCGGCTGAAGATACTGCCTTGGACATCCCTGTGGTTGTTGAAGATCTAGCCATGTTTCTGGCAAGGGCAGAGGTGGACGAGGTCTTGACCCCAAAACACTTGGAAGAGATTGGAAACCAGTTCTTTGAACCAAATTCAGTTGGAAATAAGGTTATTTCAATGGCATTGTCCATGTTAAAGGTTAGGCTTTCGGGGGAACGCATTCTAAGGTGTTGGGGTGGTGGAGGGAGCTATAGGAACGGATGGACTATCGAAGATGTGAAGGAAAAAATCGGTAGATTACTAGAAGAATTTGAGTGTGGAGGTGATACGAGAGAGGCGTGTCGATGCATAAAGGAACTAGGCATGCCGTTCTTTCATCATGAGGTAGTGAAGAAATGTTTGGTGACCCTTATGGAGAATAAGAATGAGAGGTCGTGGATTTTGTTGCGTGAGTGTTACAGTATGGGGCTTATAACGACACATCAAATGACCAATGGGTTTGGGAGAATGGTGGAATGTCTGGATGATTTGGTTTTGGATGTGCCAGATGCAAAGAAACAGTTCAACAATTTAGTGAAGCGAGCCGAGAATGAGGGATGGTTGGACCCCTCTTTTTGTAACAAGCCATCGGAAGTTGTTTTGGACAACGGGTTTCTTTAA
- the LOC140863929 gene encoding cysteine protease XCP2-like, with the protein MALSLIPKLFFLAISIFFSTLTASGNDFSIVGYSPDDLSCIDKLVNLFESWMDKHGKKYKSIEEKLHRFEIFKDNLKHIDEKNKATSNYWLGLNEFADMSHDEFKKAYLGLKILHKKNESPQAFMYKDFDALPRSVDWRKKGAVTRIKNQGSCGSCWAFSTVAAVEGINQIVTGNLTELSEQELIDCDTTYNNGCNGGLMDYAFQFIVSNGGLHREEEYPYSMEEGTCEENRDEAELVTISGYQDVPANDEQSLLKALANQPVSVAIEASGRDFQFYSGGVFDGHCGSELDHGVAAVGYGSSKGLDYIIVKNSWGPKWGEKGFIRMKRTNGKAEGICGINKMASFPTKTI; encoded by the exons ATGGCCCTATCTTTGATCCCCAAGCTATTTTTTCTCGCAATCTCCATCTTCTTCTCTACTCTCACAGCATCCGGAAATGATTTCTCAATTGTGGGCTATTCGCCTGACGATCTTTCTTGTATTGACAAGCTCGTAAATCTATTCGAATCATGGATGGACAAACATGGCAAAAAGTACAAGAGCATTGAAGAAAAATTGCAtagatttgagatttttaaggATAATTTGAAGCACATAGATGAGAAGAATAAAGCCACTAGTAACTATTGGCTTGGTTTGAATGAGTTTGCTGACATGAGCCATGACGAATTCAAGAAAGCTTACTTGGGGCTCAAAATACTCCACAAGAAAAATGAATCCCCTCAGGCATTTATGTACAAAGATTTTGATGCTTTGCCCAGGTCAGTGGATTGGAGAAAGAAAGGTGCCGTCACTAGGATCAAGAATCAAGGTTCATGTG GGAGTTGCTGGGCATTTTCAACGGTGGCAGCGGTGGAGGGAATAAACCAAATTGTGACAGGGAATTTGACTGAATTATCCGAGCAAGAGCTCATCGATTGTGACACAACTTATAATAATGGGTGCAATGGCGGTCTCATGGATTATGCATTTCAGTTCATCGTTTCAAATGGCGGGCTTCATCGCGAGGAAGAGTATCCCTACTCGATGGAGGAAGGCACTTGTGAAGAAAAcagg GATGAAGCAGAGTTGGTTACTATTAGCGGGTACCAAGATGTACCTGCAAACGACGAGCAGAGTCTATTGAAAGCACTGGCAAACCAGCCAGTAAGTGTGGCAATCGAAGCTTCTGGTAGAGATTTTCAATTCTACAGCGGG GGTGTGTTTGATGGGCACTGCGGAAGTGAACTAGATCATGGAGTCGCGGCGGTAGGATATGGATCGAGTAAGGGATTGGATTACATCATTGTGAAGAATTCATGGGGTCCTAAATGGGGAGAAAAGGGATTCATAAGAATGAAGAGGACCAATGGGAAGGCTGAAGGGATTTGTGGGATTAATAAAATGGCTTCTTTTCCCACCAAAACCATTTGA
- the LOC140864417 gene encoding uncharacterized protein has product MHFSENEGIENRTFVVTGGLGFVGAALCFELVRRGARQVRAFDLRSESPWSNDLLHRGVHCIQGDISRKQDVEKALHGANCVFHLASYGMSGKEMLRFGRVDEININGTCHVLDACLQHGISRLVYVSTYNVVFGGKEIVNGNEVLPYFPIDDHIDPYGRSKSIAEQLVLKNNGRPFKKKKGKFYTCAIRPAAIYGPGEERHFPRIMALAKLGLLPFKIGTTNVKTDWVYIDNLVLALLLASMGLLDDIPGREGCPIAAGQPYFISDGRPVNSFEFIQPLLKSLDYELPKLSLGVPRALLLGNFFWAFYTLLYPWLGQKWLPQPFLLPAEVYKVGVTHYFSFLKAKEELGYIPMVSPEAGMAATITYWKERKRRTVDGPTIYEWLFVVIGMTVLFCAAYMPDVRPFSLLRVFCLFFLPSIGALRVVFLLSAAIHLGEAVYAWRLAKKVDSENAIGWFWQTFALGIFSLRFLLKRAKP; this is encoded by the exons ATGCATTTTAGCGAGAATGAGGGGATAGAGAACAGAACCTTCGTGGTCACCGGAGGACTGGGATTCGTCGGTGCTGCCCTATGCTTCGAGCTCGTCAGAAGAGGGGCCCGTCAAGTTCGGGCCTTTGATCTTCGGTCTGAATCTCCTTGGTCAAACGATCTCCTCCATCGGGGCGTTCATTGTATTcagg GGGATATTTCTCGGAAACAAGATGTTGAAAAGGCTTTGCATGGGGCAAACTGTGTTTTCCATCTTGCATCTTACGGAATGTCTGGTAAAGAGATGCTCCGGTTTGGCCGGGTCGATGAGATAAATATAAATGGTACTTGCCACGTATTGGATGCTTGCCTTCAGCATGGGATCAGCAGACTTGTATATGTGAGCACATACAACGTTGTGTTTGGTGGCAAAGAAATTGTCAACGGAAATGAAGTTTTACCTTATTTCCCCATTGATGACCATATAGATCCATATGGCCGTAGCAAATCCATAGCTGAACAGTTGGTCCTGAAGAACAATGGCAGACCCTTTAA AAAGAAGAAGGGGAAATTCTACACATGTGCAATACGTCCTGCTGCTATATATGGACCTGGTGAAGAAAGGCACTTTCCAAGGATTATGGCTCTTGCCAAGTTAGGTCTTCTGCCTTTCAAAATCGGCACAACGAATGTGAAAACAGACTGGGTCTACATCGATAACCTTGTATTGGCTCTGCTCTTGGCTAGCATGGGCCTTCTTGATGATATTCCTGGGAGAGAAGGATGTCCAATTGCCGCTGGTCAACCTTACTTTATATCAGATG GACGTCCAGTCAACAGTTTTGAATTCATTCAACCACTGCTCAAAAGTCTGGACTATGAACTGCCCAAGTTGTCTTTGGGTGTCCCGCGTGCTCTTCTTCTAGGAAATTTCTTTTGGGCTTTTTACACACTTTTGTATCCATGGCTTGGTCAGAAATGGCTTCCTCAGCCCTTTCTTCTTCCTGCTGAAGTATACAAG GTTGGGGTAACACATTACTTCTCGTTTTTGAAAGCAAAAGAGGAACTGGGCTATATCCCGATGGTCAGTCCCGAAGCAGGCATGGCTGCAACAATCACATACTGGAAAGAACGAAAAAGGAGAACAGTGGATGGACCAACCATATATGAATGGCTGTTTGTTGTTATTGGAATGACAGTGCTATTTTGTGCTGCATACATGCCTGATGTTCGTCCATTTTCACTACTCAGAGTGTTCTGCCTATTCTTTCTACCTTCTATTGGGGCTCTCAGGGTCGTGTTCCTTTTATCCGCAGCAATCCATTTGGGCGAGGCTGTTTAtgcatggagacttgcaaaGAAGGTTGATTCTGAGAATGCCATAGGTTGGTTTTGGCAGACATTTGCTCTGGGAATATTTTCTTTGCGTTTTCTGTTAAAGAGAGCCAAGCCGTAG